The Mycobacterium avium subsp. avium genomic sequence CGACCACCCGGTCGTCGCGGGCCATCGCCGTCAGCAGCGGACCGGTGGTGTGCAGGTTCGCCACGTCCTGGGTCTGCAGCACGAACACGGCCTGCTCGACGACGTGCTCGACATAGCCGGCCACGTCCGCGGCGGCGTCGCGGGCGGCGAGCTTCTTGACCCAGCGCGGGTCGATGTCGACGGCGTGGAACACCGCGCCGAGCCGCTGGGACACCAGCCGGGAGAAGTAGCCGACACCGTGCGGGCCGCTCGGCATCATGCACAGGAAGCCTTCGCCGCGGCGAAACCCGCCGGCCGCGAAGTCCTCGGTCTGCCAGTCGACGACCTGGGCGACCCAATCCGGCATCTGCACGGTGCGTTTCGGTGCGCCGGTGGTGCCGCCGGATTCGAAGATCAGCGGGCGGTCCTGGGCCGGATAGCCGCGCGGGATGAGATCGCCCACCGCGACGTGGCGCAGTTCGTTGACCAGGTTCGGAAACCTGCGCAAGTCGTCGAACGTGTGCACGTCGGTCAACGGGTCGAAGCTCAGCGTCCGGGCGGTCCGCAGCCAGAACGGCGAACCGGTGTCCGCCCCGAAGTGCCAGGCGATCACGGCGCGCAGGTAGGCCTCGGGGTCGTCGACCGGTGCGGCTCGCGGCACGTCCAACAACGAGAAGTCGATCCCGGTCATGCCGTCGATCCTGTCCCATCGGCGGGCCGTCCGCCAAGGATCCCCGCCGCCGGCGCAGGCGCTGTATTGTGTTATTTCACAAGGATTTTCATTGGTGTGCACGCGATGTTCAACGCGGCGCCGCGTTGCCTAGCGGCCGGATGCGGCCGTCATCGCCTCGTTGAAACCGGGGTAGATGTCGTCGAAGGTGCCGTCCCGCTCGGCGAAGCGGAAGGCCTTGACCCGCTCCACGACGATCTCGTCGGCCTGGGGTTGGGTCTGCAGCAGCGTCATGGTCTCGGTGATGTACTCGTCCAGCGGCATCGCCCGGGGGTCGAATCCGCGCTCGCCCTGCAGCGCGGTCTGCACCTGGGGCGGGATGATCTCGATCACCTGAACCGGGGTCTCGCGCAGCTGGAAGCGCAGCGATTGGGTGTAGGAGTGCAGCGCCGCCTTGCTGGCACAGTAGGTCGGGGTCAGCGCGCTGGGCATGAACGCCAGCCCGGAGGTGACGTTGAGGATCGCGGCGTGCGGTCGGCGCAGCAGCGCCGGCAACAGCGTCGCGATGAGCCGGATGGGGCCCAGCAGGTTCACCGCCAGGGTCTGCTCGGCCAGACCGGCATTGCCGCTGATGAGGTCCTCGACCCGTTGCATGCCGGCGTTGTTGACCACCACGTTGAGGTCCGGGTAGTGGTCGGTGACCTCGGTGGCGAATCGCCGGATGTCCGCGGGATCCCCCAGATCGAGCGACAGGGTCTGGATGCCCGGGTTCGCCTCGGCGACCGCCCGCAGTTGCTCGCCGCGCCGGGCGGCGATGATCACCCGGTTGCCCAGCCGGTGGAACGCTTCGGCCAGGCCGCGGCCGATTCCGGTGCCGCCGCCGGTGACCAACACGGTGTTCCCCGTCATCTGCATCGCGGTTCTCCTTCGCTCTGAGTGCGCCGGTTCGACCCCTACTCGACCGACGTTGCGGATGCCCCAATGCGAAGCGGGCTAACCACGAATCCTGCCCCCACGGCGGCCGCTCCGATAGTGTCCGCGGGCCGCATGCCCTCGCGGCCCGGTCTCAGGCGGCGGCGCGGTTGTGCAGCCGGCGCGGGTCGACGCCGGCCCGGCTCCACGCCTGCGCCGCCCACGGCGTGTAGAGCACCCGCACCGGCAGCCGGTTGATCAGCGGATTGAGCGCCCGCATCAGCGCGGCGAAACGCTGAAACCGCTTCTCCTTCTTGGCATCCCAGCGCAGTTGGCACACCTCGCGCATCTGCGGCGGCAGGGTTCCGACCACCACCAGGCGGGCGTAGGCGTTCAGCGGCGCCGAAACGATTTTCCAGACGGGCCGCGGCATCCAGCGCGGACCCGGTATGCCCTTGCGGAGGTAGCCGGTGCCGTACAGCACGGTTTTGTGCGGCACGAACCGGTCGAGCATCTCGTCCCAGTAGGCCAGGAAGTCGTCGTAGGTCTGCGGTTGCCCGCGGTCGCTGACGCCGTAGAGGCTGTACCAGACCTTGCCCTCGTTGAAGATCTGCTCCTTCTCGGCCCGGGTCAGCCGGCGGATGAAGGTGTCGGTGTTGTAGATGACCTGGTCGACGAAGCTGGCGTGCGCCCAGTAGAACAGCTCCGGGTTCAGCGCGTGATACCTGGACCCGTCGCTGATGGTGCCCTTGATGGTCTTGTGGAAGTCGCGGACCTTGCGGCCCCATTCCTGGGGATCGTCGGAGTAGACGGTGTTCATCAGCGGAGGCGCGGTCCGCTTGGCCCGGCCGAGCGTGTCGCTGAAGATCACCGAGTGGTCCAGCACGCCCTGGGCGAGCTGCTCGATGCAGTTCTCCACGCCGGCGGTGCGCTGGAATCCGAACAGCTGGGTCCGGTTGTCGCCGTAGAACTTCCAGATCAACGAATCGGGTCCCAGCCGCGGCGCGTCGGCGGCGTCGCGGGCCGACCAGTCCGGCCCGTCGGTGGGCATCGGCACCGCCTCGCGCACGCCGTTGTCGAAATCCCATGCCGCCCGCTGCGCAGTCACCCAACCTCCTCGGCCGATACGGCAAAACCTAACGATGAACCAGAGAAACAAATTAGTATCTTTGTTTCATGATAACATCGGTTCGTCCAGACCGCCGTGGGGGTGTGAGCCATGCAGAGCCACCGCGCGGACGCCGCTGCGGGCGAGCGGACCGATCTGGACCGCCTCATCCTGGACACCGCGCGCGGCGTGTTCGAGACCTACGGCGTGCGGCGCGCCAACATCGACGACGTCGCCGCCCGGGCCGGGGTCAGCCGCAGCACCATCTACCGGCGGTTTCCCACCAAGGAGAACCTGTTCGGCCAGGTGGTGCGCCGCGAGGCCGAGCTCTTCTTCAGCACCCTGGACCAGGCGACCGCCGGATGCGATCCCCAGCAGGCGGTGATCGAGGCCTTCGCGCTGGGGGTGCGACTGGTCAAGGACTCCGCGCTGTATTCGCGGATCGCCGAGAGCGAGCCCGAACTGTTCGGGCTGTTTTCCCGCTCGCAGGTGTTCCCGATCCGCCAGTTCGCCGACGGCATCGCGCACACGCTGCGGCGGTGCGGCGCCGAGCAGGCCGAGCCGGACCTGGACAACATCGCCGACATCCTGCTGCGCGTCGCGCTGGGCATCATCGTCTTCCCCACCGACCGGCTGGACACCGCGGACCCCGCGGCCGTGCGCGACTACGCCGCCCGCTACTTGGTGCCGATCATCGGCCGCTGACCCGGCCCGCAGTGTCGGGCACCTGAATTAGCCTGATAGCCGTGCCTGGGTTTTCTGGGACACCGCGCACCCGCTACGCCAGCTGCGGCGACACCGACATCGCCTACCAGGTGCTCGGCGACGGGCCGATCGACCTGGTGCTGCTGCCCGGGCCGTCGATCCCGATCGACTCCGTCGACGCCGAGCCGTCGATGTACCGCTTCCACCGCCGGCTCGCCGCCTTCGCCCGGGTGATCCGGCTCGACCAGCGCGGCATCGGGCTGTCCTCCCGGGTGCCCTCGGTCGACGTGATCGGACCGGAGTTCTGGGCCCGCGACGTCGTCTCGGTGATGGACGCGGTGGGCTGTGAGCGGGCCACCGTCGTCGCGCCGAGCTTCACCTCGATGACCGGGCTGGTGCTGGCGGCCGATTACCCGGACCGGGTGAGCAGCCTGGTGATCATCAACGGCGCGGCCCGCACCGTCTACGCCCCCGACTACCCGATGGGCGCCCGGATCGAGACCCTGGACCCGTACACCACCGTCGCGGTCGACCCCGACGCCGTCGACCAGGGCTTCGACATGCTCGGCCTGATCGCCCCCAGCGTCGCCGGCGACGCCGCCTTCCGCAGCTGGTGGGACGCCGCGGGCAACCGCGCGGCCTCGCCCAGCATGGCCCGCGCGATGATCCTGTCCATCCGGCACGCCGACGTGCGCGACCGGCTGGCGCGCATCGCGGCCCCGACGCTGATCCTGCACCGCACCGACTGCGTCTTCACCTCGGTCGACCACGGCCGCTACCTCGCCGAGCACATCGCCGGATCGCGTTTCGTGCCGCTGCCGGGCGAAGACACCCTGTACTGGGTGGGCGACACCGGGCCCACGCTCGACGAGATCGAGGAGTTCATCACCGGGGTGCGGGGCGGTTCGGAGGCCGAGCGGCTGCTCACCACCATCGTGTTCACCGACATCGTCGGCTCCACCGAACGCGCCGCCGCGCTCGGCGACTACCGCTGGCGCGACCTGCTGGACAACCACGACAGGATCGTGCGCCACGAACTGCAGCGCTTCGGCGGGCGGGAGGTCAACACCGCCGGCGACGGATTCGTCGCCACCTTCAGCAGCCCGAGCGCGGCCATCTCGTGCGCCGACGCCCTCGTCGACGCGGTCGCCGCGCTGGGCATCGAGGTGCGCGTCGGCATCCACGCCGGCGAGGTCGAGGTGCGCGGCGCCCGCAAGGACGACATCGCGGGCATGGCCGTGCACATCGGCGCGCGGGTGGCCGCGCTCGCGGGCCCGGGTGAGGTGCTGGTGTCGTCCACGCTGCGCGACATCGTCACCGGCTCGCGGCACCGGTTCGGCGACCGCGGCGAGACCGCGCTCAAGGGCGTGCCGGGACAGTGGCGGCTCTACCGCCTGCTGCGCGAGCACGCCGCCGCCGAGCGGTGAACACCCGCGACTCGGCGTAGGCTGCCAACGGGGGATGCGCCGGGTCGGCGGCTTTCCGGTTTTTCTGGTCGATTCCGGCGTTCCCGCTTGGCTTTTCCGCGATGGAGTCCTCGAAGGAGTTAGGCATGACCGATGTGCACACCTCGCTGCCTCCCGCGCTGCGACGGGCGCTGGACCTTCTCATCGATCCGCCGGCCGACCCCGACGTGAGCAAGGGCTATCTCGATCTGCTCGGCGGCGCGGCCGACGAGGACGCGGGCGTGCCGAGGAACACCGGCCCGATCCAGGCGGCCTGGGCGTCGCCGATCGGGTCGCTGCTCTACGACAACGCCCAGGCGTTGTCTCGCCGCTGGATCAGCGCCTGGCAGCTGCCGCTGGAGTGGCTGCAGATCCCCCGGGGCGGTGTCGCGCTGGACGTCGGATCGGGCCCGGGCAACGTGACGGCGTCACTGGCGCGGGCCGCCGGACCCGACGGACTGGCGCTGGGCATCGACATCTCCGAGCCGATGCTCGCCCGCGCCGTGCGCAACGAGGCCGGGCCGCAGGTCGGCTTCATCAAGGCCGACGCGCAGCGACTTCCGTTGCGCGACAACACCGTCGACGCGGCGGTCTCGACCGCGGTGCTGCAGCTGGTCCCCAAACCACAGGCCGCGCTCGTCGAGATCGCGCGGGTGCTGCGACCGGGCGGCAGGCTGGCCGTCATGGTCCCGACCGCCGGCCGCCTGGCCCGCTATTGGCGGCTGTTGCCCAATGTGGGGGCGCATGCGTTCGACGACGACGAGATCGGTGACATCTTGGAGGAGAACGGATTCGCCAGCGTTCGGGTCAAGAACTTCGGCACCTTCCAGTGGGTGCGCGCCAAGCTGGGCTGAGCCCCCGGGCGCCGTTCAGTCGCCCGATTGCGCCAGCGTGGCAAGCCGGTCCATCGACTCGCGCAGCATCTCCGGCGTCGTGGCCCGGGCCCGCTGCAACCGGGTGGGATCGGTCAGCGCCGTCCAGTCGTAGGTGTGGGTCACCGTGGTCAGTTCGGCGTTGACCGGGCTCAGCTCCCAGCGCCACAGGTGACCGGGCGGCTGCTTGCCGGGCTCGGCTGGGCACCAAGCGATTACGCTGCCCTCGACGAATTCGGTGACGTGGTTCTCGCGCACCGCGCCGTTGGTCAGCGTCATCTTGAACACGTCGCCCACCCGATGGACGCGCTGCCCGGGCGCGGCCGAGGCCAGGTTGTCGTTGCCGTCCCAGCCGGGCTGGCGGGCCGGGTCGGCGATCAGCTCGAAGATGCGGGCGGCGTTGGCCGCGATCACCCGGGTGGCGCTGACGATGCGTTCGGCTTCCGTGTCGGACATACCGCTATCCAAACACGCCGCCGCACGAGTTTCGCCACAGCAGCCGGTACCGGTAGTACACGCCGCGCCGGATGACGGCCCCGGGCAAGACGTCCTCGGCCGCCCGCCGGATTTCGTCCAGGCTCTCCCGGGGGTCGGCCACGGCCACGCCGATGTCGCGGGTCTCCCGGTGCAACAACCCCGCGGCCCGCACGACCGGCAGGCACAGACCCGCCCACAGCCAGTCGGCGACGCTTTTGTTGGCGGACAATCCGACGACCGCCAATTCGCCTGCCGGCCGCAGCATTTGACGCGCCTTGCCCAAGGCGTCGCGCAGCGGTACGTGATGCAGGCTGGCCACGAAGGTGATCAGGTCGAAGGACTGGGCGGGCGCCTGGAAGTCCTGGAAGCGTGCCTGCTGGACGCAGGCGTTGTCGACGCGCTCGAGTCGCCGAGCGGCCCGCCGCACCGAGGCCGGGTCGGCGTCGATCCCGACGACGCTGCGCGACACCGGGGCCAAGCGCGCGGCCAGCAGGCCGTCGCCGCACCCGACGTCGAGCACATCCCCGCGGTGCCGCGCGGCGATCCCGACCAGCCAGGGGTGGTAGGCGGAGTTGTGGTTCCA encodes the following:
- a CDS encoding oxygenase MpaB family protein, giving the protein MPTDGPDWSARDAADAPRLGPDSLIWKFYGDNRTQLFGFQRTAGVENCIEQLAQGVLDHSVIFSDTLGRAKRTAPPLMNTVYSDDPQEWGRKVRDFHKTIKGTISDGSRYHALNPELFYWAHASFVDQVIYNTDTFIRRLTRAEKEQIFNEGKVWYSLYGVSDRGQPQTYDDFLAYWDEMLDRFVPHKTVLYGTGYLRKGIPGPRWMPRPVWKIVSAPLNAYARLVVVGTLPPQMREVCQLRWDAKKEKRFQRFAALMRALNPLINRLPVRVLYTPWAAQAWSRAGVDPRRLHNRAAA
- a CDS encoding methyltransferase domain-containing protein — translated: MTDVHTSLPPALRRALDLLIDPPADPDVSKGYLDLLGGAADEDAGVPRNTGPIQAAWASPIGSLLYDNAQALSRRWISAWQLPLEWLQIPRGGVALDVGSGPGNVTASLARAAGPDGLALGIDISEPMLARAVRNEAGPQVGFIKADAQRLPLRDNTVDAAVSTAVLQLVPKPQAALVEIARVLRPGGRLAVMVPTAGRLARYWRLLPNVGAHAFDDDEIGDILEENGFASVRVKNFGTFQWVRAKLG
- a CDS encoding AMP-binding protein; the encoded protein is MTGIDFSLLDVPRAAPVDDPEAYLRAVIAWHFGADTGSPFWLRTARTLSFDPLTDVHTFDDLRRFPNLVNELRHVAVGDLIPRGYPAQDRPLIFESGGTTGAPKRTVQMPDWVAQVVDWQTEDFAAGGFRRGEGFLCMMPSGPHGVGYFSRLVSQRLGAVFHAVDIDPRWVKKLAARDAAADVAGYVEHVVEQAVFVLQTQDVANLHTTGPLLTAMARDDRVVELVDAKIGYLLLSGAHVDADTLDLLRGIFPRTTITMAFGSTMVLSQAVTRTDGDTFVFDPRTPYVVFWVVDPDTGERVRYGQPGQVVMHHLSRTMFIPNNLERDLAVRRPGPAGELSDSLSEVRPVQSFEGETVIEGVY
- a CDS encoding SRPBCC family protein, translating into MSDTEAERIVSATRVIAANAARIFELIADPARQPGWDGNDNLASAAPGQRVHRVGDVFKMTLTNGAVRENHVTEFVEGSVIAWCPAEPGKQPPGHLWRWELSPVNAELTTVTHTYDWTALTDPTRLQRARATTPEMLRESMDRLATLAQSGD
- a CDS encoding SDR family oxidoreductase — translated: MQMTGNTVLVTGGGTGIGRGLAEAFHRLGNRVIIAARRGEQLRAVAEANPGIQTLSLDLGDPADIRRFATEVTDHYPDLNVVVNNAGMQRVEDLISGNAGLAEQTLAVNLLGPIRLIATLLPALLRRPHAAILNVTSGLAFMPSALTPTYCASKAALHSYTQSLRFQLRETPVQVIEIIPPQVQTALQGERGFDPRAMPLDEYITETMTLLQTQPQADEIVVERVKAFRFAERDGTFDDIYPGFNEAMTAASGR
- a CDS encoding adenylate/guanylate cyclase domain-containing protein, whose amino-acid sequence is MPGFSGTPRTRYASCGDTDIAYQVLGDGPIDLVLLPGPSIPIDSVDAEPSMYRFHRRLAAFARVIRLDQRGIGLSSRVPSVDVIGPEFWARDVVSVMDAVGCERATVVAPSFTSMTGLVLAADYPDRVSSLVIINGAARTVYAPDYPMGARIETLDPYTTVAVDPDAVDQGFDMLGLIAPSVAGDAAFRSWWDAAGNRAASPSMARAMILSIRHADVRDRLARIAAPTLILHRTDCVFTSVDHGRYLAEHIAGSRFVPLPGEDTLYWVGDTGPTLDEIEEFITGVRGGSEAERLLTTIVFTDIVGSTERAAALGDYRWRDLLDNHDRIVRHELQRFGGREVNTAGDGFVATFSSPSAAISCADALVDAVAALGIEVRVGIHAGEVEVRGARKDDIAGMAVHIGARVAALAGPGEVLVSSTLRDIVTGSRHRFGDRGETALKGVPGQWRLYRLLREHAAAER
- a CDS encoding class I SAM-dependent methyltransferase: MHHDANPGEYWNHNSAYHPWLVGIAARHRGDVLDVGCGDGLLAARLAPVSRSVVGIDADPASVRRAARRLERVDNACVQQARFQDFQAPAQSFDLITFVASLHHVPLRDALGKARQMLRPAGELAVVGLSANKSVADWLWAGLCLPVVRAAGLLHRETRDIGVAVADPRESLDEIRRAAEDVLPGAVIRRGVYYRYRLLWRNSCGGVFG
- a CDS encoding TetR/AcrR family transcriptional regulator, whose translation is MQSHRADAAAGERTDLDRLILDTARGVFETYGVRRANIDDVAARAGVSRSTIYRRFPTKENLFGQVVRREAELFFSTLDQATAGCDPQQAVIEAFALGVRLVKDSALYSRIAESEPELFGLFSRSQVFPIRQFADGIAHTLRRCGAEQAEPDLDNIADILLRVALGIIVFPTDRLDTADPAAVRDYAARYLVPIIGR